The following are encoded in a window of Bradyrhizobium sp. WBOS07 genomic DNA:
- a CDS encoding ABC transporter permease, whose product MSNRSLRAGSVLVTFSIFLLWQLTTASGLVRPIFLPSPSSTFTNLWQGLTRGDLFALTVSTMERMIYGWMLASLGGILLGALIGLSPRARYWLMPTLELLRPLPASTLLPVGIALFGLQPGMLLGIIAFGAVWPVLLPTIHGFSAIDPRLREVARNLGIGPLGFAIKFGLPNALPDAIAGMRLSLTACLIITVVGEMITAQEGLGATIMMAARSFRSTDLYAGIILLGVVGAINNTLLGFIERALTPWRAVRS is encoded by the coding sequence ATGAGCAACCGGTCTCTGCGAGCCGGCTCGGTTCTCGTGACGTTCTCGATCTTTCTGCTGTGGCAGCTGACGACGGCGAGCGGCCTGGTGCGACCGATCTTCCTGCCTTCGCCCTCATCGACCTTCACCAATCTCTGGCAGGGTCTGACCCGCGGCGATCTCTTTGCTCTCACGGTCTCCACAATGGAGCGGATGATCTATGGCTGGATGCTGGCCTCACTCGGCGGCATCTTGCTCGGCGCCCTGATCGGCTTGTCGCCGCGCGCACGCTACTGGCTGATGCCGACGCTCGAACTGCTGCGTCCGCTCCCGGCTTCAACACTTCTGCCCGTCGGCATCGCCTTGTTCGGGCTTCAACCGGGCATGTTGCTCGGCATCATCGCCTTTGGTGCGGTCTGGCCTGTGCTCTTGCCGACCATTCATGGCTTCAGCGCGATCGATCCGCGCCTGCGCGAGGTCGCCCGGAATCTCGGCATTGGACCGCTCGGCTTCGCCATCAAATTCGGCCTGCCTAACGCGCTACCGGACGCAATCGCGGGAATGCGGCTGTCACTGACCGCGTGCCTGATCATCACGGTAGTCGGCGAAATGATCACGGCACAGGAGGGGCTCGGCGCGACCATCATGATGGCCGCGCGCTCATTTCGCAGCACCGATCTCTATGCCGGGATCATCCTGCTCGGCGTCGTCGGCGCCATCAACAATACCCTGCTCGGCTTCATCGAACGCGCGCTCACGCCCTGGCGCGCCGTTCGCTCATGA
- a CDS encoding ABC transporter permease: protein MSRSRIEILLHALPAWLVPLGLLGGIEIAMRASGIQSDGLALPTQIAAALVAAIADGEIFVRTAETIGAIAIGVPAGGMLGLLLGVWLGLSPRAAQLASLSIELFRPIPPVAVIPLMMLIYGLGIRMEAAIIAFACFWPMLLLSRDAVLGVEPRLVEVARMLGMPYRKQITKIALPAALPRIFTAVRLTLGIALIVAVTTEIAANPFGLGYAIISAGLSLRPEVMYAFLTWLAILGWLLNAGLIALHHRLFGAAYGEVA, encoded by the coding sequence ATGTCCAGAAGTCGCATTGAGATCCTGCTGCATGCCCTCCCGGCGTGGCTGGTGCCGCTCGGTCTCCTCGGCGGGATCGAGATCGCGATGCGCGCCTCCGGCATTCAGAGCGACGGCCTCGCGTTGCCGACGCAGATTGCAGCCGCTCTGGTCGCCGCCATTGCCGACGGCGAGATCTTCGTCCGCACCGCCGAGACGATCGGCGCGATCGCCATCGGCGTTCCCGCCGGGGGAATGCTGGGTCTGTTACTCGGCGTATGGCTTGGCCTGTCCCCCCGAGCGGCACAGCTCGCTTCATTGTCCATCGAGTTGTTCCGCCCGATCCCGCCGGTTGCCGTCATTCCCCTGATGATGCTGATTTACGGCCTCGGCATCCGGATGGAGGCCGCGATCATTGCCTTTGCATGCTTCTGGCCGATGCTGCTGCTGAGCCGCGACGCGGTGTTGGGCGTCGAGCCGCGCCTGGTCGAAGTGGCCCGGATGCTCGGCATGCCGTATCGCAAACAGATCACGAAGATTGCGCTTCCGGCGGCGCTTCCGAGAATATTCACCGCGGTACGGCTGACGCTGGGCATTGCCCTGATCGTGGCGGTGACAACGGAGATCGCGGCTAACCCGTTCGGGCTCGGCTATGCGATCATTTCGGCCGGGCTGAGCCTGCGTCCCGAGGTGATGTACGCGTTCCTGACTTGGCTTGCTATCCTCGGCTGGTTGCTCAATGCCGGCCTGATCGCGCTGCATCATCGCCTGTTCGGCGCGGCTTACGGAGAGGTTGCATGA
- a CDS encoding ABC transporter ATP-binding protein produces MNHVGPLLAPAKATRAAPAIAFDDIRLDLGGKCIIEGLSFTVAQGEFACVVGSSGCGKTTLLRLVTGLLSPSRGEVRRLGNAVHGPSREVAIVFQDYGRALLPWRTAAGNVGLALEAMGTPRQERAERIATLLDKVGLSGHGDKYPAQLSGGMQQRVQIARCLAQEPRILLMDEPFGALDALTRQALQDEIAGLVNDSGATALFVTHDLDEAIYLGDRVFALEANPGRLADVIDVGLARPRDQLQTREHPEFLRLRHVLFDHVQKSH; encoded by the coding sequence ATGAATCACGTCGGCCCTCTCCTTGCGCCGGCCAAAGCGACCCGCGCAGCCCCTGCCATTGCATTCGACGATATCCGCCTCGATCTCGGCGGCAAGTGCATCATCGAAGGGCTCTCGTTCACGGTCGCGCAGGGCGAATTCGCCTGCGTTGTCGGCTCGTCCGGCTGCGGCAAGACAACGTTGCTGCGACTGGTAACCGGGCTGTTGTCGCCCAGCCGAGGCGAGGTTCGACGCCTCGGCAACGCGGTGCACGGTCCGTCGCGCGAGGTTGCGATCGTGTTTCAGGATTATGGGCGCGCTCTGCTGCCCTGGCGGACGGCGGCCGGAAACGTAGGACTTGCCCTGGAAGCCATGGGCACACCGCGCCAAGAGCGCGCCGAACGCATCGCCACCCTGCTCGACAAGGTCGGCCTCAGCGGTCATGGAGACAAATATCCCGCTCAATTGTCCGGCGGCATGCAGCAACGCGTGCAGATCGCGCGCTGCCTGGCTCAGGAGCCGCGCATTCTTCTGATGGATGAGCCGTTCGGCGCGCTCGACGCACTTACCCGACAGGCCCTCCAGGACGAGATCGCGGGGCTCGTCAACGACAGTGGAGCGACCGCGCTCTTCGTCACGCATGATCTCGACGAGGCGATCTATCTGGGCGATCGCGTGTTTGCGCTCGAAGCCAATCCGGGCCGCCTGGCGGACGTCATCGACGTCGGATTGGCAAGGCCGCGCGATCAGCTGCAGACGCGCGAGCATCCGGAATTCCTTCGGCTTCGTCACGTCCTGTTCGACCATGTCCAGAAGTCGCATTGA
- a CDS encoding ABC transporter substrate-binding protein, with the protein MQKRSALSSLARTSLAALAIQLAFAGIAAAQTKITIGVPPVPEFVLPMIAVEKGYFKDHGIDATIRIIPGGQSMPAALQSDSLQIAALSTASLIQVTDSGLDLVVVSGGAIASVDDTNYGIVAGANSGIEKPEDFIGKKIGTPGLGTFFHIMAREWFRRKGVDWRKITFVESTFPQLADLLKARTVDAVLSTNPFLQRAAAPGIGGKVFHIAADLPDRLPPFVYASSRAWADAHREAAAGFKLAMDKAVAFEQGDLPATLEIFGKYVKMPPEVLKMLTINKLDTNVTPQQVQLWADMMEKQDMLRNFKSPDALFRK; encoded by the coding sequence ATGCAGAAACGTAGCGCCCTTTCTAGTCTAGCCAGGACCTCTTTGGCGGCATTGGCCATTCAACTTGCGTTTGCAGGTATTGCAGCAGCGCAAACCAAGATCACTATCGGCGTGCCGCCCGTGCCCGAATTCGTTCTGCCGATGATCGCGGTCGAGAAGGGCTATTTCAAAGACCATGGCATCGACGCGACGATCAGGATCATTCCGGGCGGACAATCGATGCCGGCGGCGCTTCAGTCCGACTCGCTTCAGATCGCGGCGCTGAGCACGGCGTCCCTGATTCAAGTCACCGACAGCGGCCTCGATCTCGTCGTCGTTTCGGGAGGCGCGATCGCTTCGGTCGACGACACCAATTACGGGATCGTCGCTGGTGCAAATTCCGGCATCGAGAAGCCGGAGGATTTCATCGGCAAGAAGATCGGAACTCCGGGCCTGGGGACCTTCTTCCACATCATGGCCCGCGAATGGTTTCGCCGGAAGGGCGTCGACTGGCGCAAGATCACGTTCGTCGAAAGCACGTTTCCGCAACTCGCCGATCTGCTGAAGGCGCGTACGGTGGACGCCGTGCTCTCGACAAATCCCTTCCTGCAGCGCGCCGCTGCGCCCGGGATTGGCGGCAAGGTCTTCCATATCGCCGCCGATCTGCCGGATCGCCTGCCTCCGTTCGTCTATGCCAGCAGCAGAGCCTGGGCCGACGCGCATCGCGAGGCGGCCGCCGGCTTCAAGCTCGCCATGGACAAGGCGGTTGCCTTTGAGCAAGGCGACTTGCCTGCCACCCTCGAGATCTTCGGCAAGTACGTGAAGATGCCGCCGGAGGTGCTGAAGATGCTGACCATCAACAAGCTGGACACGAATGTCACGCCGCAGCAGGTCCAGCTCTGGGCCGACATGATGGAGAAGCAGGACATGCTGCGAAACTTCAAGTCACCTGACGCGCTCTTTCGGAAATGA
- a CDS encoding LuxR C-terminal-related transcriptional regulator, translating into MQISTRKQRTLSGVIGLLSATHETGRELRTVIGPLLLDLLDADFYASYAWNAQKQAFELGVSVNLDAACVQTYERYFQHRHKERLPHWLLRGVHPVSALISHRELMRTEIYNEFLRPFGHYYGINLFAFDGADSIGDVRIWRRKGRPDFGNAEVELLRLIEPGFTQALKRTTLSGTPATRAREPAKLSPREAAVAELAAKGLADKQIAQRLNVSFGTVRTHLDNAFAKLGVRNRTQLASLLHAVEALRHPRTTH; encoded by the coding sequence ATGCAGATCAGCACGAGGAAGCAGCGCACTTTGTCCGGAGTCATAGGGCTGCTTTCGGCCACGCATGAAACTGGCCGCGAACTGAGAACGGTCATTGGACCGTTGCTGCTGGACCTGCTCGACGCCGATTTCTACGCATCATACGCGTGGAACGCGCAAAAACAGGCCTTCGAGTTGGGCGTCTCCGTCAATCTGGACGCAGCGTGTGTTCAAACGTACGAGCGCTATTTTCAGCACCGCCACAAGGAGCGTCTGCCGCACTGGCTGCTCCGGGGCGTCCATCCCGTCAGCGCGCTCATTTCACACCGCGAGCTGATGCGGACGGAAATCTACAATGAATTCCTTCGCCCCTTCGGGCACTATTACGGCATCAATCTGTTTGCGTTCGATGGTGCCGACAGCATCGGCGATGTCAGAATCTGGCGGCGAAAGGGGCGGCCCGACTTCGGCAATGCGGAGGTCGAACTTCTCAGGTTGATCGAACCCGGGTTCACCCAGGCCTTGAAACGCACCACCCTCTCCGGGACGCCCGCAACACGGGCGAGAGAGCCGGCCAAATTGTCGCCGCGCGAGGCGGCCGTGGCCGAGCTGGCCGCGAAAGGCCTGGCCGACAAACAAATCGCCCAACGTCTCAATGTGAGTTTTGGCACGGTCAGGACCCATCTGGACAACGCCTTTGCAAAGCTGGGGGTTCGCAATCGCACCCAGCTCGCGTCTTTGCTCCACGCCGTGGAGGCATTGCGCCACCCTCGCACGACGCATTGA
- the rpiB gene encoding ribose 5-phosphate isomerase B — translation MRLVIGSDHAGWPLKQTVIDHIRKLGHEVIDVGSYDDKPVDFPDIARAVAAKVTSGEATRGIMVCGTGVGASIAANKMKGIRAAVCHDVHSAHQSVEHDDVNVMCIGAQIIGAWLAVDLVSSYLSAEFSTDEDFRRRVEKLRVMDEQG, via the coding sequence ATGCGTCTCGTCATCGGATCCGACCACGCCGGCTGGCCGCTCAAGCAGACGGTCATCGACCACATCCGCAAGCTCGGCCACGAGGTCATCGACGTCGGCTCCTATGACGACAAGCCGGTGGATTTTCCCGATATCGCGCGGGCCGTGGCGGCGAAGGTGACGTCGGGCGAAGCCACGCGCGGCATCATGGTGTGCGGCACCGGCGTCGGCGCCTCGATCGCCGCCAACAAGATGAAGGGCATCCGCGCCGCAGTCTGCCACGACGTCCATTCCGCCCATCAGAGCGTCGAGCATGACGACGTCAACGTCATGTGCATCGGCGCGCAGATCATCGGCGCCTGGCTTGCCGTCGATCTCGTCTCCTCATACCTCTCCGCCGAATTCTCCACCGACGAGGATTTTCGCCGCCGGGTGGAGAAGCTGCGCGTCATGGACGAGCAAGGCTGA
- a CDS encoding transporter substrate-binding domain-containing protein: MTNKIVLGTAAALCGLIMMAATPASADLLDDIMKAKKIRISTDLAIPPSGMMDSTMKPTGSDVEVAQLLAKDWGLELEFIQTTGATRIPNVLTGKADIIISTLSVTPDRAKVIDFTKRYATLQSDVGCLKSSTVKDWPDLKDKSIGVSRGTTQDTTLSNMKDKDLKIARYDDDATMVTAAVSGQVDCVGSSATIINQIGVKNPSRVFESRIPLATFDLAIGLKKGEQPLMDKLNAWITENVKNGKLNAIYKKFHGVDLPADMRS, translated from the coding sequence ATGACCAACAAGATAGTGCTGGGAACTGCCGCGGCGTTGTGCGGCCTCATCATGATGGCGGCAACGCCGGCATCGGCCGACCTGCTCGACGACATCATGAAGGCGAAGAAGATCCGCATCTCGACGGACCTCGCCATTCCGCCCTCGGGCATGATGGACTCCACCATGAAACCGACAGGCTCCGACGTCGAGGTGGCCCAGCTGCTCGCCAAGGACTGGGGGCTCGAGCTCGAATTCATCCAGACTACCGGTGCAACCCGCATTCCCAACGTCCTGACCGGCAAGGCCGACATCATCATCTCGACCCTGTCGGTGACGCCTGACCGCGCCAAGGTGATCGACTTCACCAAGCGCTATGCGACGCTGCAGTCCGATGTCGGCTGCCTGAAATCCTCGACCGTGAAGGACTGGCCCGACCTGAAGGACAAATCGATCGGCGTCTCACGCGGCACCACGCAGGACACCACCCTGTCCAACATGAAGGATAAGGACCTGAAGATCGCGCGCTATGACGACGACGCCACCATGGTGACGGCAGCGGTCTCGGGCCAAGTCGACTGCGTCGGCTCGTCCGCGACGATCATCAACCAGATCGGCGTGAAGAATCCTTCGCGCGTGTTCGAATCCAGGATTCCGCTGGCGACCTTCGATCTCGCCATCGGCCTGAAGAAGGGCGAGCAGCCCCTGATGGACAAGCTCAACGCCTGGATCACCGAGAACGTCAAGAACGGCAAGCTCAACGCGATCTACAAGAAATTCCACGGGGTCGATCTTCCGGCGGACATGCGTAGCTGA
- a CDS encoding amino acid ABC transporter ATP-binding protein, with protein MQQNAPSSEPIVSLRDVQKSFGALRVLDGVSFAVARGEVLALIGRSGSGKSTALRCIDRFEKVDGGEIVVCGHRVDRPDVNLRALRQDVGIVFQSYNLFPHLTIEQNITLAPCAVKGMATAQARDLARKVLAQVGLEEKLHAYPEQLSGGQQQRAAIARSLAMQPKVMLFDEVTSALDPELTGEVLKVIEQLAADGMTMVMVTHEMGFAKGIADRIVFMHRGKVHETGPASILTSPTTPELTQFVGTGNLKS; from the coding sequence ATGCAGCAGAATGCCCCCTCCTCCGAACCGATCGTGTCGCTCCGCGACGTGCAGAAGAGCTTTGGCGCGCTGCGTGTGCTCGACGGCGTCTCCTTCGCCGTCGCGCGCGGCGAAGTGCTGGCGCTGATCGGCCGCTCCGGCTCCGGCAAGAGCACGGCGCTACGCTGCATCGACCGCTTCGAGAAGGTCGACGGCGGCGAGATCGTCGTTTGCGGGCATCGCGTCGACCGCCCCGACGTGAACTTGCGCGCATTGCGCCAGGACGTCGGCATCGTGTTCCAGAGCTACAACCTGTTTCCCCATCTCACGATCGAGCAGAACATCACGCTCGCGCCTTGCGCGGTTAAGGGCATGGCGACAGCCCAGGCCAGGGACCTCGCACGAAAGGTGCTGGCGCAAGTCGGGCTCGAGGAGAAGTTGCACGCCTATCCCGAGCAGCTCTCGGGCGGCCAACAGCAGCGCGCCGCGATCGCCCGCTCGCTCGCGATGCAGCCCAAGGTGATGCTGTTCGACGAGGTCACCTCCGCGCTCGATCCCGAGCTCACCGGCGAGGTGCTGAAGGTGATCGAGCAGCTCGCGGCGGACGGCATGACCATGGTGATGGTCACCCACGAGATGGGTTTCGCCAAGGGCATCGCCGACCGGATCGTGTTCATGCATCGCGGCAAGGTCCATGAGACCGGACCTGCGTCGATCCTGACGTCGCCGACCACGCCCGAGCTCACGCAATTCGTGGGGACGGGAAACCTAAAATCATAA
- a CDS encoding amino acid ABC transporter permease — MGGHLNINHLMFLGQGALWTIGLSLIALVGGGIVGFVITLARISPLKSVRIASAIYVQLIQGTPLLVILFLGYFGLAAIGLKVSPLVAAGASLTLYVAAYLGEIWRGCIESVPKPQWEAAEGLALSRTQRMIKVILPQAIRIATPPTVGFTVQIIKNTSLASVVGFVELMRSGQIVNNSLFEPFAIYAIIAVTYFAMCYPLSLLSQRLERRMGRGRSNLAPA; from the coding sequence ATGGGCGGACATCTCAACATCAATCATCTCATGTTCCTCGGCCAGGGCGCGCTGTGGACCATTGGCCTGTCGCTGATCGCGCTGGTCGGCGGCGGCATCGTCGGTTTCGTGATCACGCTGGCGCGGATCTCCCCGCTCAAATCGGTCCGGATCGCCAGCGCCATCTATGTCCAGCTCATCCAGGGCACGCCGCTGCTCGTCATCCTGTTCCTCGGCTATTTCGGCCTCGCCGCCATCGGCCTCAAGGTCTCGCCGCTCGTCGCCGCCGGCGCCTCGCTCACGCTCTACGTGGCCGCCTATCTCGGCGAGATCTGGCGCGGCTGCATCGAGTCCGTGCCGAAGCCGCAATGGGAGGCTGCCGAGGGGCTGGCGCTGAGCCGGACCCAGCGCATGATCAAGGTGATCCTGCCGCAGGCGATCCGCATCGCGACGCCGCCGACCGTCGGCTTCACGGTACAGATCATCAAGAACACCTCGCTCGCTTCCGTTGTCGGCTTCGTCGAGCTGATGCGCTCGGGTCAGATCGTCAACAACTCGCTGTTCGAGCCGTTCGCCATCTACGCCATCATCGCCGTCACCTATTTCGCCATGTGCTATCCGCTGTCGCTGCTCAGCCAGAGGCTGGAGCGGCGGATGGGACGCGGCAGGTCCAACCTCGCACCGGCCTGA
- a CDS encoding amino acid ABC transporter permease, with translation MSLQLDFPAVLERWPSFLAGAVLTLELAAFATVLGALLGMLAAIGRGTRNALISGACKAYVETIRNTPLLVQIFLVYFGLASLGLKFSAFAVAVAALTINVGAYTAEIMRAGFEAIPRGQIEAAEGLALSRLQIYWHIILLPAIEKVYPALTSQFVLLMLASSVCSQISAEELTAVANYIQSDTYRAFETYIIVAVLYVILSLVMRAGFWGLGLVLFPRRRRLGTPL, from the coding sequence ATGAGCCTGCAACTCGACTTTCCCGCAGTGCTGGAGCGTTGGCCGAGCTTTCTCGCCGGCGCCGTCCTCACGCTGGAGCTTGCGGCGTTCGCGACGGTGCTGGGCGCCCTGCTTGGCATGCTCGCGGCGATCGGGCGCGGCACGCGCAACGCGCTGATTTCAGGCGCCTGCAAGGCCTATGTCGAGACCATCCGCAACACGCCGCTCCTGGTGCAGATCTTTCTGGTCTATTTCGGCCTCGCCAGCCTCGGGCTGAAATTCTCCGCCTTCGCGGTGGCCGTGGCCGCGCTGACGATCAATGTCGGCGCCTACACCGCCGAGATCATGCGCGCCGGCTTCGAGGCGATCCCGCGCGGCCAGATCGAAGCCGCCGAAGGGCTGGCGCTCTCGCGCCTGCAGATCTACTGGCACATCATCCTGCTGCCGGCGATCGAGAAGGTCTATCCCGCGCTGACCAGCCAGTTCGTGCTCTTGATGCTGGCGTCCTCGGTCTGCTCGCAGATCTCGGCCGAGGAGCTCACTGCGGTCGCCAACTACATCCAATCAGACACCTATCGCGCCTTCGAGACCTACATCATCGTTGCCGTGCTCTACGTCATCCTCTCGTTGGTGATGCGCGCCGGCTTCTGGGGCCTCGGCCTCGTGCTGTTCCCGCGCCGGCGCCGGCTCGGCACGCCGCTGTGA
- a CDS encoding NAD(P)-dependent oxidoreductase, translating to MGRDDKGSVGFIGIGTMGREMVRNLLKAGHTVRAFDLDEAALADSVKEGARRASSPADAAEGADLVITMLPDTPHVEATVYGEEGLLKSPPPGKLVVDMSTISPVAVRRIHADLKKIGVGFVDAPVSGGPVGAKNAALSIMAGGDADAFAKAEPFFRAMGTTITHVGASGAGQTVKLCNQLICGINIQAICEALALGRASGLDLNLLRRVLLGGSAASWMLDKLGPAMIAGDVSAGFRIDLQLKDLRLVQEQAQALNVPLPGTALVTSQYVDARAHGEGSNGNQALFRVYDRMTNQTTG from the coding sequence ATGGGACGGGACGACAAGGGAAGCGTCGGCTTCATCGGCATCGGCACGATGGGCCGCGAGATGGTGCGCAACCTGCTGAAAGCCGGGCATACGGTGCGCGCCTTCGATCTCGACGAGGCTGCCCTGGCCGACAGCGTCAAGGAAGGCGCGAGGCGTGCCAGCAGCCCTGCGGATGCTGCTGAAGGTGCCGATCTTGTCATCACCATGCTGCCCGACACGCCCCATGTCGAAGCAACCGTTTACGGCGAGGAGGGCCTGCTCAAGTCGCCACCGCCCGGCAAGCTGGTCGTCGATATGAGCACGATCTCGCCGGTGGCGGTCCGCCGCATCCATGCCGACCTAAAGAAGATTGGCGTCGGCTTCGTCGACGCACCGGTCTCGGGCGGGCCGGTCGGCGCCAAGAACGCCGCGCTCTCGATCATGGCTGGCGGCGATGCGGATGCGTTCGCCAAGGCCGAGCCGTTCTTCCGCGCGATGGGCACGACCATCACCCATGTCGGCGCATCCGGCGCCGGACAGACGGTCAAGCTCTGCAATCAGCTGATCTGCGGCATCAACATCCAGGCGATCTGCGAGGCGCTGGCGCTCGGCCGAGCTTCCGGGCTCGACCTCAACCTGCTGCGTCGTGTCCTGCTCGGCGGCTCCGCCGCCTCCTGGATGCTCGACAAGCTCGGCCCTGCGATGATCGCGGGCGATGTCTCCGCCGGCTTCCGGATCGATCTTCAGCTCAAGGACCTCCGCTTGGTGCAGGAGCAAGCCCAGGCGCTGAATGTGCCCCTGCCCGGCACCGCGCTCGTCACCAGCCAATATGTCGACGCGCGCGCCCACGGCGAAGGCAGCAACGGCAACCAGGCGCTGTTCCGCGTCTATGACCGCATGACCAACCAGACCACCGGCTGA
- a CDS encoding FadR/GntR family transcriptional regulator, giving the protein MELKRPTEGEKGFEKVFAFLRERLLAGSLKPGDRLISERELATLLGVSRPIVREALRALTVLGIVEIRDRIGTVVTRPDVSVLNDFFTFALAQQADMLDDVMQARVAIECQAIRLACERANIADFERLQRALARIGETIDEPDAGGMADFEFHRTIVVASHSETLTVLHGSLAGLLTHSHRSRRELVQAFPSMKNYLIDDHRRIFEAVIARDPERADATLRKHFAIGDEYRRRAVVGDIDKTSASR; this is encoded by the coding sequence ATGGAGCTCAAGCGGCCCACGGAGGGCGAAAAAGGATTCGAAAAGGTGTTCGCCTTCCTGCGCGAACGCCTGCTCGCGGGCTCGCTCAAGCCGGGCGACCGCCTGATTTCCGAGCGCGAGCTGGCAACCCTGCTCGGCGTCAGCCGCCCGATCGTACGCGAGGCGCTACGCGCCCTCACCGTGCTCGGTATCGTCGAGATCCGGGACCGCATCGGCACCGTGGTGACGCGGCCGGACGTCTCGGTGCTGAACGACTTCTTCACCTTCGCCCTCGCCCAGCAGGCGGACATGCTCGACGACGTCATGCAGGCGCGCGTTGCAATCGAATGTCAGGCAATCCGCCTCGCCTGCGAACGCGCCAACATCGCCGATTTCGAACGGCTGCAGCGCGCCCTCGCCAGGATCGGCGAGACCATCGACGAACCCGACGCCGGAGGCATGGCCGACTTCGAATTCCATCGCACCATCGTGGTCGCCTCCCATTCGGAGACGCTGACAGTCCTGCACGGTTCATTGGCAGGCCTTTTGACGCATTCGCATCGCAGTCGTCGCGAACTGGTGCAGGCCTTCCCGTCGATGAAGAATTATCTGATCGACGACCACCGCCGCATCTTCGAAGCCGTCATCGCGCGTGATCCCGAGCGCGCAGATGCGACGTTGCGCAAGCATTTCGCCATCGGCGACGAATACCGCAGGCGCGCCGTCGTCGGCGACATCGACAAGACCAGCGCCTCACGCTGA
- the dusA gene encoding tRNA dihydrouridine(20/20a) synthase DusA: MEYSDYRFSVAPMMDWTDRHCRVFHRHLTRRALLYTEMLTTGAIIHGDRERLLGFDAVEHPVALQLGGSDPHELAQAARIGEAFGYDEINLNVGCPSDRVKDGRFGACLMAEPELVARCVEAMKRAVAIPVTVKCRIGIDDQDPEVALDALARAVVGSGCDALIVHARKAWLNGLSPKENRDIPPLDYDRVYRLKRAMPDVPIIINGGIPGIEEAKAHLEHVDGAMLGRAAYQEPWRLLSVDREIFGEAAPHQSMQAALEAMMPYIERQLARGTRLHAITRHFVGAFHAVPGARAFRRHLAEQGTRPGAGFDVLSDAIAKVAFGQAA; the protein is encoded by the coding sequence TTGGAATATAGCGACTATCGTTTCTCCGTCGCTCCCATGATGGATTGGACCGACCGGCACTGCCGGGTGTTCCACCGCCATCTGACGCGGCGGGCGCTGCTCTATACCGAGATGCTGACGACCGGCGCCATCATTCATGGCGACCGCGAGCGGCTGCTTGGGTTCGACGCGGTCGAGCATCCGGTCGCGCTTCAGCTTGGCGGGTCGGATCCGCACGAGCTGGCGCAGGCTGCGCGGATCGGCGAGGCGTTCGGCTACGACGAGATCAACCTCAACGTCGGCTGCCCGTCGGACCGCGTGAAGGACGGCCGCTTCGGCGCCTGCCTGATGGCGGAGCCGGAGCTGGTGGCAAGATGCGTCGAGGCGATGAAGCGTGCGGTGGCGATTCCCGTCACGGTGAAATGCCGCATCGGGATCGACGATCAGGATCCCGAAGTGGCGCTCGATGCGCTTGCGCGCGCGGTGGTCGGCTCCGGCTGCGATGCGCTGATCGTGCATGCCCGCAAGGCCTGGCTCAACGGCCTGTCGCCGAAGGAGAATCGCGATATCCCGCCGCTCGATTACGACCGCGTCTATCGGCTCAAGCGTGCGATGCCTGACGTGCCCATCATCATCAACGGCGGCATCCCCGGAATCGAGGAAGCGAAAGCGCATCTCGAGCATGTCGATGGCGCGATGCTCGGCCGCGCCGCCTATCAGGAACCGTGGCGGCTGCTCTCCGTCGACCGGGAGATCTTCGGCGAAGCGGCCCCGCATCAGTCCATGCAGGCCGCGCTCGAGGCGATGATGCCCTATATCGAGCGGCAGCTCGCGCGTGGCACGCGGCTGCATGCGATCACCCGGCATTTCGTCGGCGCATTTCATGCCGTGCCCGGCGCGCGGGCCTTTCGCCGCCATCTCGCCGAGCAGGGCACCCGGCCCGGGGCCGGCTTCGATGTGCTGAGCGATGCGATCGCCAAGGTCGCATTCGGACAGGCTGCCTAA